From Cytobacillus sp. IB215665, the proteins below share one genomic window:
- a CDS encoding ABC transporter ATP-binding protein: MEKKRELGDWRLFSALIKETKPSKLLISIAMMMSVFSTIVSLAIPLFTKNLVDQFSLSSFNQTHIVLLIVAFVIQAIAGGLSLYLLSYIGQSIVAKIRERLWKKLLVLPIRYYDQNRTGDTISRMTNDTAVVKELITDHLTNFVTGVISIIGSVAILLYLDWKMTLIMLLVVPVSLFVLLPLGRQMYKISKNLQDETAKFTTVLSQVLSEVRLVKVSNAESIELENGRKGINNLFKFGLKEAKVQALIAPLMSFVLMALLVVIMGYGGLRVASGALSAGDLVAFILYLIQIIIPMSQFTAFFTQLQKAMGATERIIGILNYEEEHITSGSSVTNVDQSINVKNLTFSYENGEDIIKDISFTVKAGKVTAIVGPSGSGKTTLFSLIERFYEPSNGFIQLGEEPIDQFSLKSWRNQIGYVSQESPIIAGTIRENIIYGTENEISETELRKAAQMAFADQFIEELPHKYETEVGERGIKLSGGQRQRIAIARALLRDPKILMLDEATSSLDSKSEIVVQEALKNLMKGRTTLIIAHRLSTVVDADQIIFIDKGIMTGKGTHAELFETHNMYREFATHQLGV, encoded by the coding sequence ATGGAAAAGAAAAGGGAGTTAGGAGATTGGAGGTTATTTTCAGCACTTATTAAGGAAACAAAACCGTCCAAATTATTAATTTCAATTGCGATGATGATGAGTGTTTTCTCGACAATTGTATCACTTGCTATTCCTCTTTTTACGAAAAACTTAGTTGATCAATTTTCGTTGTCGTCATTTAACCAAACCCATATTGTTTTGTTAATTGTAGCTTTCGTCATTCAAGCTATTGCAGGGGGACTTTCCCTTTATTTGCTAAGCTATATAGGTCAATCTATCGTAGCAAAGATAAGAGAACGGTTGTGGAAAAAGCTTTTAGTACTTCCTATACGATATTACGACCAAAACCGAACAGGTGACACAATAAGTAGAATGACTAATGATACTGCTGTAGTCAAGGAGCTAATTACGGATCACTTAACCAACTTTGTTACTGGAGTTATATCAATTATAGGGTCGGTTGCAATATTACTGTATCTTGATTGGAAAATGACCTTGATAATGCTGTTGGTAGTCCCAGTGTCCCTATTTGTATTACTACCATTAGGGAGACAAATGTATAAAATATCAAAGAATTTACAGGATGAAACAGCGAAGTTTACTACAGTGCTTAGTCAAGTGCTCTCTGAAGTCCGACTTGTAAAAGTCTCTAATGCAGAATCAATTGAGCTTGAAAATGGAAGAAAGGGCATTAATAATTTATTCAAATTCGGCTTGAAAGAAGCAAAAGTACAGGCATTAATTGCACCTTTAATGTCGTTCGTATTAATGGCATTACTCGTTGTTATTATGGGATACGGTGGTTTAAGAGTAGCATCTGGCGCATTATCAGCCGGAGATTTAGTAGCATTTATTCTTTATTTGATTCAAATTATTATCCCAATGAGTCAATTTACAGCATTCTTTACTCAGCTTCAAAAAGCAATGGGTGCGACTGAACGGATTATTGGCATCTTAAACTACGAAGAAGAGCATATTACAAGTGGATCATCTGTTACAAATGTTGATCAATCAATAAATGTGAAAAATCTTACCTTTTCATATGAAAATGGGGAGGACATTATAAAGGATATTAGTTTTACAGTAAAAGCAGGAAAAGTGACAGCAATTGTCGGACCGAGTGGCAGTGGAAAAACGACATTATTTTCACTTATTGAAAGATTTTATGAACCGTCGAATGGGTTCATACAGCTAGGAGAAGAACCGATAGATCAATTTTCATTAAAATCATGGCGTAATCAGATTGGTTACGTATCTCAAGAAAGCCCAATTATTGCAGGAACAATAAGGGAAAATATCATATATGGAACAGAAAATGAAATAAGTGAAACTGAATTACGAAAAGCAGCACAGATGGCATTTGCCGATCAATTTATTGAAGAACTTCCTCATAAATATGAGACGGAAGTTGGGGAGCGAGGAATTAAGTTATCGGGAGGGCAAAGACAAAGAATTGCAATTGCCAGAGCGTTATTAAGAGACCCGAAAATATTAATGCTTGATGAAGCAACATCTAGTTTAGATAGTAAATCGGAGATTGTCGTTCAGGAAGCATTGAAAAATTTAATGAAAGGTAGAACGACATTAATTATTGCACACAGGCTATCTACCGTCGTCGATGCTGATCAAATTATCTTTATAGATAAAGGTATCATGACCGGGAAAGGTACACACGCTGAACTATTTGAAACGCATAACATGTACCGCGAATTCGCCACACACCAGTTGGGGGTCTGA
- a CDS encoding S8 family serine peptidase, protein MRLKKAFIVFTAFFLILSNFSMVAAATTNNSSDETAYEPNEKVRVIVELDSEPGITYANKARVKFGDLSDSKQQELKDKALKEQAFVKSDIASKAIEIDYEESFTTILNGFSGKVDYQSIETIQSLSNVKKVYIANSYVRPDINVSQQQPNMVYSKGMVSAPETWADYGYRGEGMVVAVIDSGHDVNHKDMVLSDDTVPALTQTSVEQLIQQNGLPGKYLTAKVPYGYNYADSNDHLLDLAPEGVHHGMHVSGTVGANGNEENGGIKGIAPEAQILAMKVFGNDPVLPTTYSDIIVKAIDDSIALGADVINMSLGDASQFVRDDDPERAAISRAVDSGVLVAVSAGNSGQFGWGSGLNPFSSNPDIGVVGSPGLFPQTLQVASIQNDYIDLDAIQYAAGEETGAISFMSASSVHPNDLTTKTYDVVYAGLGRLPGDSDVDPAADDFAGLDLTGKIALIQRGETWFITKALNAQAAGAAGVIIFNHSPGYVSMTSDPEVMIPQLFILQEHGEILKGLLDEGQDVSLTFTGETLTSVNPQAGELAESSSWGVTPNLDFKPEITAPGVSILSTLQNDGYGLMTGTSMASPHVAGGAALVLQHVTGMYDVAGQDRVQLAKILLMNTANIIADKGVYNSAYGTGNAYSPRRQGAGLMNLHAAMSTPVVVTEVNSGEAKVALKEIGEKTTFTLKAENMSDLDATYRLDGSVLTDLVGEGINLLESQGIYKNGTIDEVGVGQFPITYSSSHITTVEGEQLLTVPASSSVTFDVTIDLNNTVDWFSNLPLNEVFANGHFVEGFVKLVDVTDMNPELSIPYVGFHGEWADAPVLDELGGSGLSYYGEAGFISGNSELAGLESFEYEFLGYNPHDGFVHTDKISISPNGDGVNDVAVPYLTFLRNAKEVQFSILNSDKETVRKLTTEKNIKKNYFDNSGETLAHLFEDAAWDGTVNNELVTDGLYYYEIKTKIDDPDADWQIVEVPVFVDTTKPSVIVIHDDEKDTLSLKSIEYGSGISHYDILVNGVSVLEHPLAADRDLYYLKGVSDQDTIKVLAYDYAGNVKSNVVSSDEVIPFIIADLPEPLSPIASRTIPVAGYVADDADVKEVTVNGAKVDLKWDAVNSVFAFETEVTVEEDGVHDIYFGGIDSEGNEISFKRTVFVDTLAPVITVDAPTSVDIDTETATVKLTVEDNFDELRFYIDGNEEFKQTFDSPLEMRSIVYEVEKEFQLEEGENVIVLKAVDLGGNETEKEITIIRGSGN, encoded by the coding sequence GTGAGACTAAAGAAGGCATTTATCGTTTTCACAGCATTTTTTCTTATCTTGTCTAATTTTTCAATGGTTGCAGCAGCTACAACGAATAACTCATCTGATGAAACAGCATATGAACCAAATGAAAAAGTTCGCGTGATCGTAGAATTAGATAGTGAGCCAGGTATTACATATGCGAATAAAGCGCGTGTAAAGTTTGGCGATTTATCTGATAGTAAGCAACAAGAATTAAAGGATAAAGCGTTAAAGGAGCAGGCATTTGTTAAATCAGATATTGCTTCTAAAGCGATAGAAATTGATTATGAAGAAAGCTTTACTACAATACTTAATGGGTTTAGTGGAAAAGTAGATTACCAATCTATTGAAACCATTCAATCGTTAAGTAATGTTAAAAAAGTATATATTGCTAATTCATATGTACGTCCTGATATTAATGTAAGTCAACAGCAACCAAATATGGTATACAGTAAAGGTATGGTATCTGCACCTGAGACATGGGCTGACTATGGCTATCGTGGAGAGGGAATGGTTGTTGCTGTTATTGACAGTGGTCATGATGTGAACCATAAAGATATGGTTTTAAGTGACGATACAGTACCAGCATTAACACAAACAAGTGTAGAGCAACTTATCCAACAAAACGGTCTACCAGGAAAATATTTAACTGCAAAAGTGCCATATGGCTATAACTATGCTGATAGCAACGATCATTTACTAGATCTTGCTCCAGAAGGAGTGCATCATGGTATGCACGTATCTGGTACAGTTGGTGCAAATGGAAATGAAGAAAATGGCGGTATTAAAGGGATTGCCCCTGAAGCACAAATTTTAGCCATGAAAGTATTTGGGAATGACCCAGTATTGCCGACTACATATAGTGATATTATTGTCAAAGCAATTGATGATTCAATTGCACTTGGTGCCGATGTAATTAATATGAGTTTAGGAGATGCTTCTCAATTTGTTCGTGATGACGACCCTGAAAGAGCAGCGATATCAAGAGCTGTAGATAGTGGTGTTTTAGTCGCTGTGTCTGCAGGAAATTCTGGACAATTTGGCTGGGGTTCTGGCCTTAACCCGTTTAGTTCTAATCCAGATATCGGTGTCGTAGGATCACCAGGTTTGTTTCCACAAACTCTTCAAGTAGCAAGTATTCAAAATGATTACATTGACTTAGACGCTATACAATATGCAGCTGGTGAAGAAACTGGAGCAATATCGTTTATGTCAGCTTCATCGGTGCACCCAAACGATTTAACGACGAAAACTTATGATGTTGTGTACGCAGGGCTAGGTCGTTTGCCAGGTGATTCAGATGTTGATCCAGCAGCAGATGATTTCGCTGGTTTGGATCTCACTGGAAAAATTGCGCTCATTCAACGTGGTGAGACATGGTTTATAACAAAAGCATTAAATGCTCAAGCAGCTGGTGCTGCAGGTGTTATCATCTTTAATCACTCACCTGGATATGTAAGCATGACAAGTGATCCTGAAGTTATGATTCCACAATTGTTTATTTTGCAAGAGCATGGAGAAATTTTAAAAGGTCTGTTAGACGAAGGGCAGGATGTTTCGTTAACTTTCACAGGTGAAACGTTAACATCTGTAAACCCACAGGCTGGTGAGCTAGCCGAATCAAGTTCTTGGGGAGTTACGCCTAACCTTGATTTTAAACCTGAAATTACCGCACCTGGGGTAAGTATTCTATCAACCTTACAAAATGATGGATATGGTCTAATGACTGGTACGTCTATGGCATCACCACATGTTGCAGGTGGAGCAGCACTTGTATTACAGCATGTAACTGGTATGTATGATGTAGCAGGTCAAGATCGCGTTCAACTCGCTAAAATCTTATTAATGAACACTGCAAATATTATTGCTGATAAGGGTGTTTATAATAGTGCATATGGTACAGGAAATGCATATTCTCCTCGTCGTCAAGGCGCAGGGTTAATGAACCTACATGCTGCAATGAGTACACCTGTTGTAGTAACAGAAGTGAATTCGGGTGAAGCAAAGGTAGCGTTGAAGGAAATTGGGGAGAAAACAACATTTACATTAAAAGCAGAAAATATGTCTGACCTAGATGCAACATACCGTTTAGATGGTAGTGTATTGACTGATCTTGTCGGTGAAGGTATCAACCTACTTGAATCCCAAGGGATTTATAAGAATGGAACGATAGATGAAGTGGGCGTGGGGCAATTCCCAATAACTTATTCTTCTAGTCATATTACAACAGTAGAAGGAGAGCAACTTTTAACAGTGCCTGCTAGCAGTTCAGTGACATTTGATGTAACAATTGACCTTAACAATACCGTTGATTGGTTCTCTAATCTTCCTTTAAATGAAGTGTTTGCAAACGGTCACTTCGTTGAAGGGTTTGTAAAACTTGTTGATGTTACTGATATGAATCCAGAGCTAAGTATACCTTATGTAGGATTCCATGGAGAGTGGGCGGATGCACCGGTTTTAGATGAATTAGGTGGTTCTGGTTTATCTTACTATGGAGAAGCTGGCTTTATTTCAGGAAATAGTGAATTAGCTGGATTAGAAAGCTTCGAATATGAGTTTCTAGGGTATAATCCACATGATGGATTTGTTCATACTGATAAAATATCAATTTCACCAAATGGTGACGGTGTTAATGATGTCGCAGTCCCATATTTAACATTTTTAAGAAATGCTAAAGAAGTACAATTTTCTATTTTAAATAGTGATAAAGAGACTGTTCGTAAGTTAACAACTGAAAAAAATATTAAGAAAAATTATTTCGATAATAGTGGAGAGACGTTAGCTCATCTATTTGAGGATGCTGCTTGGGACGGTACTGTTAACAATGAGCTAGTTACTGATGGCTTATACTATTACGAAATCAAAACAAAAATTGATGACCCGGACGCTGATTGGCAAATCGTTGAAGTTCCTGTGTTTGTAGATACTACAAAACCATCAGTTATCGTCATTCATGATGATGAGAAAGATACACTATCTTTAAAATCAATTGAATACGGTTCAGGTATTTCACATTATGATATTCTTGTTAACGGAGTTTCTGTATTAGAACATCCGTTAGCTGCCGATAGAGATTTATATTATTTAAAAGGCGTATCGGATCAAGATACAATTAAAGTACTTGCATATGATTACGCAGGTAACGTAAAGAGTAATGTGGTATCAAGTGACGAGGTTATTCCTTTCATTATTGCGGACCTTCCAGAGCCTCTTAGTCCAATTGCATCAAGAACGATACCTGTTGCTGGATATGTAGCAGATGATGCAGATGTGAAAGAAGTAACCGTCAATGGAGCTAAAGTTGATTTGAAATGGGATGCAGTAAATAGTGTATTTGCATTTGAAACAGAAGTAACTGTTGAAGAAGACGGTGTACATGATATTTACTTTGGTGGTATAGATAGTGAAGGTAATGAAATCTCATTTAAGCGTACAGTATTTGTAGATACTTTAGCACCTGTTATCACTGTTGATGCACCTACATCTGTTGATATTGATACTGAAACAGCAACTGTCAAATTGACTGTAGAAGACAACTTTGATGAGCTACGTTTCTATATCGATGGCAATGAAGAATTCAAGCAAACTTTTGATTCGCCTCTAGAAATGAGATCTATCGTCTATGAAGTAGAGAAAGAGTTCCAGCTTGAAGAAGGGGAAAATGTTATTGTCTTAAAGGCGGTTGACCTTGGAGGCAATGAGACTGAAAAAGAGATTACGATAATCCGAGGCTCAGGTAACTAG
- a CDS encoding bifunctional metallophosphatase/5'-nucleotidase encodes MKTFGKVGSVLAGVALSTSLFASTTFAEAIEVDHVDWMKEESILKGNQAGNYKLNQHVRLADALIFLARTKGVEGLEESTGKNFAEEYIQWAKSNDAISDDQAKFPHKQLSSDDVTKIASKLGYELALENSKKVTREDFLTALGEAVVSHITIGHTNDIHGHIEENSFGGEYGYAKISTLINEWRAENENFLLLDGGDTFQGTVLANEYKGESLLPILNYLDYDVMAAGNHEFDFGYEQTLKLRDALNYPMISANVFKPDGTELLIPVHYEEVAGKKFAFVGFVAEDTPVLTHPDNVAGLTFKSPVDVAKELIPEVQKQVDNVIVVSHVGVTVDREIAEAVDGIDLIVGGHSHTPLTEPELVNDTYIVQDWEYGKSLGRADLYYYNDKVIAFDGGLVEYDETVEADPEVAAMVEKIVTEIDEKLNVTIATTDLHLDGARDLIRSQETNLGNLITDIMLEKTLTIDGYNADVALTNGGGIREEIPAGDITKKMLNTVLPFPNTLVVIDVTGEELKAALEHGVSGIEEGAGRFPQIAGMSFTYDSTKPAGERVVEVKVGEEALDESKTYKLATNDFVGVGGDGYEMFANKEMFNTGFTLYSVVEEGFMSRETVSPVVEGRIVDVAN; translated from the coding sequence ATGAAGACATTTGGTAAAGTTGGAAGCGTTTTAGCTGGAGTAGCTCTATCTACATCTTTGTTTGCTAGTACTACTTTTGCTGAAGCTATTGAAGTTGATCACGTTGATTGGATGAAAGAAGAAAGTATTTTAAAGGGTAATCAAGCTGGGAACTATAAATTGAATCAACACGTTAGGCTAGCAGATGCTTTAATCTTTCTTGCTAGAACAAAAGGTGTTGAGGGGCTAGAAGAATCTACAGGCAAAAACTTTGCTGAAGAGTATATACAATGGGCAAAATCAAATGATGCAATTTCTGATGACCAAGCGAAATTTCCTCATAAACAGCTATCTTCTGATGATGTTACAAAGATCGCTAGTAAGCTAGGATACGAGCTTGCTCTTGAAAATAGCAAAAAAGTAACAAGGGAAGACTTTTTAACAGCACTTGGAGAAGCTGTTGTTAGCCATATTACAATCGGACATACAAATGATATTCACGGACACATTGAAGAAAATAGCTTTGGTGGAGAATATGGTTATGCAAAAATCTCTACATTAATTAACGAATGGCGTGCTGAAAACGAAAACTTCTTATTACTTGACGGTGGAGATACGTTCCAAGGAACTGTATTAGCGAATGAATACAAAGGTGAATCACTTCTACCTATCTTAAACTATTTGGATTATGACGTGATGGCTGCTGGAAATCATGAATTTGACTTTGGCTACGAGCAAACATTAAAGCTTCGTGATGCATTGAATTATCCAATGATTTCTGCAAACGTATTCAAACCAGACGGAACGGAATTATTAATTCCTGTACATTATGAAGAAGTTGCTGGTAAGAAGTTTGCATTTGTTGGATTTGTTGCTGAAGACACACCTGTATTAACTCATCCAGATAATGTTGCTGGCTTAACATTCAAAAGTCCAGTTGATGTAGCTAAAGAGTTAATCCCTGAGGTACAGAAGCAAGTTGATAACGTAATTGTCGTTTCTCACGTAGGGGTTACAGTTGATAGAGAAATTGCTGAAGCTGTAGACGGTATCGATTTAATCGTTGGTGGACATTCACATACACCACTTACTGAACCTGAATTAGTGAATGATACGTATATTGTTCAAGATTGGGAATACGGTAAATCTTTAGGGCGTGCAGACTTATACTATTACAACGATAAGGTCATTGCATTCGACGGCGGGTTAGTAGAATATGATGAAACTGTTGAAGCTGATCCTGAAGTAGCTGCAATGGTTGAAAAAATCGTAACTGAAATTGATGAAAAATTAAATGTTACAATTGCTACAACTGATCTTCATTTAGATGGTGCTCGTGATTTAATTCGTTCTCAAGAAACAAATCTAGGAAACTTAATTACTGACATAATGCTTGAGAAAACATTAACGATCGATGGCTATAACGCTGATGTTGCTTTAACAAATGGTGGCGGTATTCGTGAAGAAATTCCAGCTGGTGACATCACGAAGAAAATGCTAAATACAGTTCTTCCATTCCCTAACACGTTAGTGGTAATTGATGTAACTGGTGAAGAGTTAAAAGCAGCATTAGAGCATGGTGTTAGTGGTATTGAAGAAGGCGCAGGACGCTTCCCACAAATCGCTGGCATGTCCTTCACTTATGATTCTACTAAACCAGCTGGTGAGCGTGTAGTAGAAGTGAAGGTTGGTGAAGAAGCACTTGATGAATCAAAAACTTATAAGCTAGCAACAAATGACTTCGTTGGAGTTGGCGGAGATGGATATGAAATGTTCGCTAACAAAGAAATGTTTAACACAGGGTTCACATTATATTCAGTTGTAGAAGAAGGTTTTATGAGCCGTGAAACGGTAAGCCCAGTTGTTGAAGGAAGAATTGTTGACGTAGCAAACTAA